Sequence from the Paramisgurnus dabryanus chromosome 3, PD_genome_1.1, whole genome shotgun sequence genome:
AAAATACGGTATGTGCCGTTTTATctcatagataatttattatagcatgtaaaaattgccactttgtaggtgtgaacaaaaaatgtgccgtttttgtgtgtgtcctttaaaatgagctgatctctgcactaaatggcagtgctgttgttggatagtgcagattaagggatggtattatccccttctgacatcacaaggggagccaaatttcaatgacctattttttctatatgcttgcagataatggtttaccaaaactaagttactgggttgatctttttcacattttctaggttgatagaagcactggggacccaattatagcacttaaacatgaaaaaagtcagattttcattatatgttCCCATTAAACTATAATTTAAAACCTAAACAAAAACAACCTAGACAGCTGAAAAGCATAGCATTTGTTATCTGTAAGAAAGTAATCTTAATTTTTGTGTGGCTCGACATCCCATCTTTGCTTTAAATATCTTTTATCATAGATAAACTGCTAATTTTAGTATACGCATCACCCTAATTCAGACTATTGTTTTGTGCAGATGCTGCTACATATGCGGAATGACGTTATATCAGCTTacagttttaaatatattgccCCATTAAGAATGCGTGTCCTTTCTTTTGGCAGGATAAAGATGTGGCAAGACTCCAGGACTTCCAGGAGCTGGAGGTCGTCCTGGAGAAAAGCGAAAGCTTGTCACTGTTCTCCGGAGGTCAGGGGAGTTTGACCGATCGGCCCTGCTACAACATGAAGGCTTCCCGGCTCACCTACTAGCTTCATATTCGTGCTACTGTACAACAAACTGACTCACTGTTTATCTGGGACCTGCTTCCTTAAATCCTGAACGCTTTACTCAATTCGTTCACAAAATGTGCTCCCGCCTACTTCCCATTTGGGTCCCTAATACATAAGAGAGCCTTATCCCAACCTATTTACACATTCCCGTTATTCATTAACAAATGGATCCTCAGTGCCTCCTCCAGTGCGTTATATATGCTTTTAACAGGTTTAAGTCTGGAGTGCGAGCTATTCCCATTGCCTCTCAGTGGGCCAATTTgaatatttaaatttatttagttCATGACCAGACTTATATTCAAATCCACAACTTTTGCATACTTTCCGGCCCTGGGACGGGTTTGGATCCGTCTCACAACCTTGCCTTCCTATCAGGTCACTGTGCAAGTGTTGGTGCGTTCCTTCAACCCCGATTGGTCGACTGGTCGTCCACAGTCCTGTCTCGGGGATGCTGGCCAAGTGTGTTTCTTGATCCGTTATTGGGGTTTTCTGCTTGTTTTGTTTAGGGGAAGCCACATTAGATTTATTTAAATGCGCAAATGCTTTGATATTAAGACCTTGTTTTGTTGCCAGACAGCTCGCTGTGCACTTTAACCAAATCTTGCCATTATTTGGGaggtttctttttttatttgattataaAGAAATTCAGTGCTGTATGTCAAATGCTGTTTAATAAGTCCATGTAAGCCAAATAACTTGCAGGCTGTTTTAGCACAGACTGTTTTGGATGAATGATCTTGTATGAAGGTCAATGTCCCTAAATAATGTAGCAAATTATTTTCCCCCAAGAAAAGAGCTAAAtaagatataaaataatattgaaCCACAGAGAGCTTCCATTGATTTTAATATTGACCTCTTTTGAGTTTGGCTCTGTGAATTGAAGATGCTTAATTCTCACATATTGATAAACAAGGTGTGTGTTTCGAGATATAGCAGTAACAGTAGTGCCATCTATAAGCTAATACTGCATTCAACTTTTTAAGATTAGATTTAGAGGAGATGCATAAACACTACATTGTTGTAAACTAGTTTTTCGACTTGATAGAGATTGTGTTAATGTAAGAACAATACTCTGAAGTCATCATTTCTAAAGATTTGTCTTATAATTAcaaagtttttgtagttttgttGGCGGGTTCGGCTTTAAccatataatattattattattattattaacatttgttaacactgcttgtgttgtttaaagTTAACATTAGCTGCATATGTTAACTTTGAAAACGCAGACTTTTTATGTGCAATTTTTTAGTATGGTATAATACTAGAATTTGAGAATTAAAGGAAGTATACACTTTAGTTAAAATGAAATCATCTCTATTTTTATTCCTCCTTTTAATCGATTGCACAATTGAATTCCCGGgagtttattttaagtttttatgtCTGTGAACAATTAAGTTGGTAAAGAAGTTTACTTGTAACAAAATTTATTAGACAGGTTCTAGAAGTCAAATACAAATCGACTCGGTCTATGCATTTTGATTCCAGATATTTGtgttaaatgtaatttaattaaaatgtgcattatCTTTCCTAAAAATCATGTACTACGATCTAAAAAATGCTGTGTTAATTTTagcccagcattgggtcaaaaagggacaaacccagaaaggaaatttttatatttgacccaacaatgagttaaaacaaaCCCAGCATTTTGAGTTGAAATAACCCAGCACATATTACAACATAATGGGCTGGGGTTGTTTCTTTTTACGCTGGAGCAAAAGTTTGCAAAATGTCAATGCACCATGCCATTGCTAAACATCACCAATAGAGGACAGGCTTAAACTTGTGTCCGAGATGAGAGTGCTGAACTAATAGGAGGAACAGAGCTATGAAATCTTAAATGCTAAATTGTTTTCACCCTGGGtggggtcaaatatggacaaacccaattGTTGTTCAAATTTATCTTGACTTTTCTATATCAATTTTCACCAAGTGGTTGGATTTGTTGATATTTTACCCTATCGTGGGAtgaaacaacccattattttaaagtgtagtgTTTCTCTAGGGCTCTACAGCAGCCAGAGAGATGAGGATTCAGAGAGAATATtagattttatattttgttaaagTTTTTATGGACTAATGTAACACGGATTGGATCAATGAAAAATAAGTGTGCAAATGTCAAAGAGTCCAGGACATGCTGAGACTTACAACACAAGATTATATAGTACAAAAGGgccaaataaaaacattaaatgctTGCGTTTACAAGTTACATTTGTATTTATCATGCAAgttacaaattattattatattttacatatttagaAATCTGCTTCACACACAAACTGGTAAGTAAGAATTtgattatctttggtgattctGTATTGGAAACAATAATTTCAAAGTTTGAGATTTTGGTTGGTAATGAATCACAGGAGtttccaatacattttttttttttacaaataactaCATCAAGTTTACATTTTCTTAAGCAGTTTAGGGTTAATCGACCTCTCAGAGTAGTATAGAGAATTATAACCGTTGTGGCAAAGATTTGTGAAATAAATACTTTGGATTTGTTTTGCCACAGCCCAAGACAGGAACTCGCTTCACCAACTACCCTTTGAcccttttaaagttttaagggaAACGAGGCCCACCCGGTTCAGCGCTATAGATCACATGAGGCCTCTTACACGAGACGAGACCAAACAAAGCACAGGAAATTACTGGAGAACATTGTCTTTTCAAACCCTGAAGCGATTGCTTATGTTTgcacaaaaaataaagaaaaaaagtctGTGCTCCAATGCAAATATTTATTGTTCTCATCAAACTAAAGTGACATCCAAACAATCCCTAAAAAGTTTGAGGATATTGTGTTTTTAACTTTATCACATTTGAACTTGACAATAGTTCGGATCTCGTCTTTTGGCCCGGTATGGTGAAGTTAGCATGCGCCCTATCTGAATAAACACATGCCTTCTCCGTGGGCCCATCTTGAGACATCCAGTTGCACCTGAGAAATTATTGCTGATCTGGGAACAGTTCTCTCATAATAACAACACCCAATAGTCACTTTAAGAAACTTACAGAGGAACTCCTATCAGGGAGCATCTTTTAAATATAATGGTCAAATTTTAATTATATAATATGCCTGGTATTTATAATAGTGGATAGTTTTTCGAAAATATTTGTACTGATGTCATTTTTTAAAAGCTAAACTTATTGCATGTGACTTTGAAAGTGACATAGGCATTACATGAGAATTACAAGATTCTCAAGGGGTACACTAGGGTTTGTTGGATGTCACGCTTGTAAAAACGAGTAAAAAACCCCTACAGGTATAGAAACCTTACAAAAATGTGTTATATGTGTTAAAAATCtaactttataaaaaaactcCCCTTGACTCATTTATCCCTGCAagaattttaaaggaaaacaccaccgttttttttatattttactatgtaaAATATTTTGCGGCACTGTGACTCTCGGCCGCAGTAATATTTACAGAAGTTTGAGCGAAAGGGGAGTAGTCAgaaggagtgatgatgttactgcgcgccgaggccgaagtgctgcaaactaagtgctcttccgccatacaatatagtgcttgaaaaattgcaatgttttattttgtgccaccatacttacttgtgttaccactcatgtaacagtctttaaatagggaaaacattgaagtgtttggtggcttctaaaatcatccctgtttggatcctaaggaatgaatggggctaggctaaatgctaacacattcccAATGCGCTGTACatagattaagtgcatgcattgaaaaaagatagagattaattaattcatctaagttgatgtaagaacatagtaaaatattgaaaacagtggtgttttcctttaagttccTTGAATATAGAAACAGGATATTTGTgactctggaccacaaaaccagtcgtaagggtaattttttattgagatttatacatcatttaaacgttgaataaataagctttccattgatgataggacaatatttggtccagatacaataaaaaaaaaaactggaatctgacggtgcaaaaaaatcaacatattgagaaaatcgcctttaaagttgtccacgTGTATtccaattaaattaaatttacaaTATATCTTCATTAAACATGATatttacataatatcctaatgatttttggcataaaagaaaaatttaCAATTATggttattgctacaaatatacccaagCTTATGGTTTTGCATGGTCATATTTACTAGAGGTTCTTCAGGGGTTTTATCATGACATCTGGGGATCTTAAGTTGTGTCTCCATTATGTTTAAATTTTTAGCTAACTCAACTAATGCAAACCGTATGCTGTTTATTTAGTCATATGCTGTGGCCCCTTGGACCCTATTTACTTTTTCAATACACACTGCCGGTTTTAATATGCATCTGCGCTCATTCGTCTTTGTAATCTGCTGTCAATACGTAATAAATTGCTGCACCTTTGACACAACCCTTGGTTTCAGCTGATGTCAGCAAGCTCTCTTGTTTCTCTGGCCCTGGCCAATTAATTAATGCCTAGTAATGCATAATCAGGTTTCTGACTCTTTCCCACTTGAATAGCccaatacattttgaaatatgccAATAGATGTAAAACAGGCTCAACATTAACTCTgattcatggtgactttaatttttctaatgttctcaggtcagaGCAACCTTCAGCAATTATGGTCTTGGATCTTAAGGGTTCGTACAGAGCCAATTGCactaatatttatataaatccCTTAGATGAAAAGCATTTTTGGTGTTTATACTGTACAAGAAGTTGAATTTCTGGCTTTATGGCTCATATGCTGTTCCTTACAGTATACACTATGAAGCTTTAAATCTCATGAAGACACTATTCCCTGGTAAAACCAAAGGATTTTGTCTGAAAGTTTCTGGAGACAGTGTTTCAGTACTTCACTTGAAACtttgataaaattaaaataaaacatttaaaatgtgacATAACAGAATAATTAGGCAAACATTGTAAAAGTGAGCCTTCATATGCATGCAGCATATGCAGTATTATGTACTATAGTACATTTAATGTATAGATTTCCCAGATGATTGCTACATTTGTTCCAGCAGACCGGAATACCGTATCCCAAAATGCAATGTGATGCACTTCATCGTTATTTCCAGAAGATAATAACTGACCACTTTAAAGAAATCCGTTTACATTGTACTTTCATTtagatttttatgttattatttattcatattgTTTTACACATACTTGAACTATAAATtgcaatatttaatttaatttgttaaaaagctaatttatttattaaacatgtgAACCCACATGAAACACTGTAGTAGTATTTACTATAATAAACTGTAGTATACATTGCTATAGGATAGAAATACTACTGCATACCATATTGATGCAGTACACCAGCACTCCGACTCATTGTTAGATAGTTAAGTGTTTTATAGAGGTGCCACTATACCTTATAAATGTAATTTGATAACGTCCACATAATTGTTCCCGTCAAGGATGTAGACGGAAAGCCCGCGTTATAATCTACTCGATTAAATGTGAAGTATAATGGGGTTGAACGCGCAGCATTAATGAATGTAGCGCGGGGCGCGCGTGGACCCCTCCGCCTCTCCACACAAACACTCGAGACGCACATCAGACGTCCAGCACTTTACCAACGTCCACACTTATTTCTCTCCTTTGTTACGCGTTATTTTGTCGGGCACTGTAGTTTTTCGCACTCGTGCACGGTTTTCCTCGCGTCTGGAGATGTGGTGGATGCTGTTTCCCAGATGGATTTGGTTTTTATTCGGGCAATTTTGCGTCTCGCGGTTGGACTTGCGCGCGAGAGCGTTGCCAATGCCAATGTCAATGTCCAAAGTGGTTTATTCTCACGCGGGGATGTGTCCAAACGAGATGAACCCGAACCTGTGGGTGGACGCTATGAGCACCTGCGAGCGAGAGTGCGAGTCTGACCAGGTAAGTTCAAATCTCATACATCATCACATGCTAAGACTTTATTTATGAACATTACACGTGATTTTACTACAGTAGAGTGGAAGTATGATATTTGTAGTGACATCATTATAATTCTTGGTCTAACTACTACAGAAGTCTAGCAACACTAAAATACTGTAGTAGactactttagtatttactaaaTGACACTGCAAAATTAAAGTACTGTATGCTGTAGTAAGCCTACATAATAGTATTTACTACACTTTGTTCAtgtatactatagtattttgTAGTATCAGCTAGCCTATATTAAACTGTaaaaactgtagtaaaactgtagtatactttaacattattttgGCATCTAGGATTGTTGCTATacttttatattaaatctttagtGGAACCTAAATAGTATGTAAAATGTAGTATACAGTCTACTGTACTAGTGTATATTATAGAAATTATTacactttgtttatgtacactactgtcaaaaataaaatgatgggttattttcaacccagttttgtccctttttgaccaaaTGCTGAGTTTAAAATAATTAACTATATGTGGTATTAGTGAATTAATAAACGAGAGTAAATGGAAAattatatttctattttaatatttactgtGGTAAAATACTAgaattttactatagtaattaCTAAATTATATTACAGTGTTTTATATGGCAGTACAAATTGTCAAAATTCGTGGTTAAtgcacttttactataataaaactgAAGTTACTAGAGTTATTGGTGCTATAATGAAATTGTAACTGATAACTTGACATTTGCTAccacaaaagaaagaaaaaatataaaatagcaTTTTGCATTTGTTAAGTTGTAAATCTCATACCAATTTAATAGAAGTTTTCTGAAGCAACAaacattttgatatttttattttagaaattttTGACAAAATATTGGTAACCATTGTCAGTTTAGTAAGAAAAGATTGAGGACAAAATTCAGTTAAATTAAACTAAGTAATTCAATtcaaattaataaaagataAGCATTGTTTAcattcagaatttttttattgcaatgtccttaatgttaaatgctctcttttatttttaagtcgctttgtgtaaaaacatttgttaaatgaataaatgtaatgtagaTATTATTTATGAATAATTAGACAAACTATAAAACATTTACTATAGCCTGAAccaacacattttatttttgtaactgCTTCAATCCATTAACTGATCTGCCTGGAGTCAGACAGCTTATACTTCTACAAACTTCAAACATACTCCAATCTCTTTTCTTCCTCCAGGACTGCGAGCCATTTGAGAAATGCTGTTTAAACGTTTGTGGAAACAAGAGCTGTGTGGCGTCCCGTTACATGGACCTCAGGGGTAGGAAAGGTCCTATGGGAATGCCCAAAGGCATCACCTGTGACAAATTCATGTGCACGCAACAAGGTTCAGAGTGTGACATCTGGGACGGACAGCCGGTGTGCAAATGCAAAGACCGTTGCGGACAAGAGCCCCGTTTCATCTGCGCCTCGGACGGCATGACCTACTACAACAAATGCTATTTAGATGCGGAGGCCTGCACGAGGGGCACCACTCTCACCGAAGTCACCTGTAAGTTTCACCTTAGCTTCTCCAACACCAGCCCTCTTCCTGAGGAAACCACCGTTCGACCCACCACAGCTCATCTTCAGACCACCCCTATCGATATTCAAGCACCTATCATGGTCAGCAATCCGATGAACTATTTTGTGTTTGTGGGAGAAACCGCCAGCTTCCTGTGCGAGGTGACGGGTAAGCCGAAACCGGTGATTACCTGGGAGAAGCAAATTAAAGGCAAAGAAAGCACCGTGATGGGACCCAACCACGTGCTAGGAAACATAGTGGTTACTAACATCGCCCAGCTGGTCATATACAACGCCCAAATCCAGGATGAGGGCATCTACACGTGCACTGCCAAAAACCTGGGTGGATCCGTCCAGGCTCATTTTCCACTCTCTGTGGTTCCGAGAGAGCAGACCAAACCTAAACCGGTGGTGAATATCACTCGCTTACCACCTGAGGAATGTTCGAAAGAACCGGATATGGATGTTTGCGGAGAGGAGAGCGTTAGTTGGTACTACGAAGCCAAGGGAAACAACTGCTTTACCTTCACGTACAGCCAGTGCGACAAAAACAAAAACCATTTTGACACGTACGAGTCATGCATGGCTTCGTGCAAATCGGAGATTGCTGCCCCATGCACTTTACCGAGCGTACAGGGGCCTTGCAAGTCATACAAACCGCGTTGGGCCTACTTTCCTGCGCTAAAGAAATGCCAGCCTTTCGTTTACGGAGGGTGTGCCGGAAATAAAAACAACTTCGAGAGCCAGGAAGCTTGCGAGGATAAGTGTCCCTTCCCCAAGATCAAGAACTGTAAGCAGTGCAAGCCCAGGCAGAAAATGATCCCAAGCTTTTGCAAGAGTGACTTTGTGGTCCTGGGGCGAATTTTGGAGATGAAGGAAGACCAGGATTCTGGCCACGCGCTCATCACCATGGAGGAGATCTTAAAGGACGAGAAGATGGGACTGCGGTTCTTCCGGCAGGAACCTCTGGAAGTGACGCTGCTCAATATGGATTGGAAATGTCCCTGTTTGAACGTGACAAGAGCGGCGAGTCAAATGATTATAATGGGAGACGTTCACAATGGCATGGCCGTCCTGCAGCCCGACAGCTTTGTGGTCGCGTCAACCGCAAGGCGCATTCGTAAACTCCGTGAGCTCGTCAACAAAAAGCCTTGCGATATTTTGATGGAGTTCAGCAACGCAAAGTACTAGGGAAGTTTCGATGCAATGCCAACCTTGGACGTCACATACGGATTTGTCTTGCTGTGTAAAAAAACAACTACTACAATCATGTCAAATTGCTGCTATTTTGCAGCATGGAGGATGGAGAGACGAATATTGTGAATTGAACTGTGTAAATGACTTTATAGGAACATATTATCTTATTTACGTCTACACGTTGTAGTACGAGTACAGTTGTTTTAGTTTGACTAAAAACCTCAGATCTTGTATAAAACCAGACTCTGTACCTGTCTCAGAACGAAGGCCTTGCAAGGCAGTCGCTGAACCTCAGCCGAAACAGGTGGTTAAACTTTACTAACTATTTATGCTTCACGAAGAACGCATTCGATTTGAAAGCCATGTCATtcgtaaacaaaaaaaaatgacatgttAAATACTATTGCACcttatttttaattcatttttattttagtttttgttccatttatttattttaacaccgTACTTTTACGTTACTACCATAAGTTGAAACAGGTAGTCCTTTGTGCGTGCTTTACAAAGTATGTCAAACCATACAATGGCAAACATATAATGAGATTATAACtattattttatgagcagttgaaataaattaaacttttatggAACACCTTCAGAGATCGGCAATCGAATGTCTTTCTTATTCGTCGTTGTGGTCTTGGGATACGAGGGTTTTTTAAATGAGCTTTGATAGGAGGGGGGTACTTTATGATAAATCTCCGGTCCCACCCCTCACCCCATTGGATCCTATTGTCAGTCAGTACAGGCCTTGATTTCGGAACGGGTCACATTCCAGCTGTTCTCTGGTGGGAAATGTTGTGACTAAGGGGGATGGGGGGCCAGTCTGATCCCTTGTGTTGTGTCTGGCTTAAGACTCTCTCCTCGGCCACCGAGCTTTCATGTGAGAACCTCCGCCTCCCCCCAGCTTCCCGGCCATCTCATCTCCACAGCTCCATCTCCAGCCAAGCTGTGACCCGGCATGGGAGGGGAGCCAACACACACACCGTTCTCTGTTTTAAAGGCACGGCTTCGAACTTTTGACTGGAGCTGGATGGGAGGGAAAGGGATAACACATGCTTATTCCCTAGGGTGGGCCTCCGATGGCTGCTACCTCAGGCTGGCTGATGGGGTCTCATCGGTGACCCCGTAAGAGGCTCCT
This genomic interval carries:
- the wfikkn2a gene encoding WAP, Kazal, immunoglobulin, Kunitz and NTR domain-containing protein 2, which codes for MWWMLFPRWIWFLFGQFCVSRLDLRARALPMPMSMSKVVYSHAGMCPNEMNPNLWVDAMSTCERECESDQDCEPFEKCCLNVCGNKSCVASRYMDLRGRKGPMGMPKGITCDKFMCTQQGSECDIWDGQPVCKCKDRCGQEPRFICASDGMTYYNKCYLDAEACTRGTTLTEVTCKFHLSFSNTSPLPEETTVRPTTAHLQTTPIDIQAPIMVSNPMNYFVFVGETASFLCEVTGKPKPVITWEKQIKGKESTVMGPNHVLGNIVVTNIAQLVIYNAQIQDEGIYTCTAKNLGGSVQAHFPLSVVPREQTKPKPVVNITRLPPEECSKEPDMDVCGEESVSWYYEAKGNNCFTFTYSQCDKNKNHFDTYESCMASCKSEIAAPCTLPSVQGPCKSYKPRWAYFPALKKCQPFVYGGCAGNKNNFESQEACEDKCPFPKIKNCKQCKPRQKMIPSFCKSDFVVLGRILEMKEDQDSGHALITMEEILKDEKMGLRFFRQEPLEVTLLNMDWKCPCLNVTRAASQMIIMGDVHNGMAVLQPDSFVVASTARRIRKLRELVNKKPCDILMEFSNAKY